From Haloarcula sp. CBA1127, a single genomic window includes:
- the hmgA gene encoding hydroxymethylglutaryl-CoA reductase (NADPH) gives MTDSDVVALAERVRDGELRLYELEDHAEPDTAAAARRHLLAEETDTDLSAVGDYTFDAADAESNIENMVGAAQVPMGVVGPLPVDGGAAEGDHHLPLATSEGALLASVNRGVSTIRNAGGATARVLKSGMTRAPVFRVEDVAEAGEVSAWVREHVDVLADAAESTTSHGELQDVTPYVVGDSVFLRFSYDTKDAMGMNMATIATEAACDIVESETPADLVALSGNLCSDKKPAAINAVEGRGRTVAADVLIPHEQVEDRLDTTSDAIVEANTRKNLVGSAKAGALGFNAHAANVVAAAFLALGQDMAQVVEGSNAITTVDAREDGLYASVTIASLEVGTVGGGTGLPTQSEALDVLGYSGGGDPAGSNADALAEVIAAGALAGELSLLAALSSRHLSSAHADLGR, from the coding sequence ATGACCGACTCCGACGTCGTCGCGCTCGCAGAGCGCGTTCGTGACGGTGAGTTGCGGCTCTACGAACTGGAAGACCACGCCGAGCCCGACACCGCGGCGGCGGCCCGCAGACACCTGCTGGCCGAGGAGACTGACACGGACCTCTCTGCGGTCGGCGACTACACGTTCGACGCCGCCGACGCCGAGAGCAACATCGAGAACATGGTCGGCGCGGCGCAGGTCCCGATGGGCGTCGTCGGCCCGCTGCCTGTCGACGGCGGGGCCGCCGAGGGTGACCACCACCTCCCGCTGGCGACCAGCGAGGGCGCGCTGCTGGCCTCCGTCAACCGTGGCGTTTCGACCATCCGCAACGCCGGCGGCGCGACCGCTCGTGTCCTCAAATCCGGGATGACCCGCGCGCCGGTGTTCCGCGTTGAGGACGTAGCCGAGGCGGGCGAGGTATCGGCCTGGGTTCGCGAACACGTCGACGTCCTCGCCGACGCCGCCGAGTCGACGACGAGCCACGGCGAACTACAGGACGTGACACCCTACGTCGTCGGCGACAGCGTATTCCTGCGATTTTCCTACGACACCAAAGACGCGATGGGGATGAACATGGCCACCATCGCGACGGAAGCAGCCTGCGATATTGTCGAGTCTGAAACGCCGGCCGACCTCGTGGCGCTCTCGGGCAATCTCTGTTCGGATAAGAAGCCCGCTGCCATCAACGCCGTCGAGGGCCGGGGCCGCACCGTCGCTGCCGACGTACTCATCCCACACGAGCAGGTCGAGGACCGACTCGATACGACCTCCGACGCCATCGTTGAGGCCAACACCCGAAAGAACCTCGTCGGCTCCGCAAAGGCCGGTGCGTTAGGATTCAACGCTCACGCCGCCAACGTCGTCGCCGCCGCCTTCCTCGCGCTCGGGCAGGATATGGCACAGGTCGTCGAAGGGAGCAACGCTATCACGACGGTCGACGCCCGCGAGGACGGCCTGTACGCCTCAGTCACCATCGCGTCGCTGGAGGTCGGGACCGTCGGCGGTGGCACGGGCCTGCCGACACAGTCCGAAGCACTGGACGTGCTGGGATACAGTGGCGGCGGTGACCCTGCTGGGAGTAACGCCGACGCGCTCGCCGAAGTTATTGCCGCCGGCGCACTGGCTGGGGAACTCTCTTTGCTTGCAGCACTGTCGTCGCGCCATCTCTCTTCGGCACACGCCGACCTCGGTCGGTAG
- a CDS encoding L-aspartate oxidase — protein sequence MTDDPITTDVLVIGSGIAGLAAALAAAREGDDVTLATKATRPEGSSSWWAQGGIAISRDTPEGFKDDIMAASDGTADPDAVDVLVENANEAVEDVLLETLDVEFDQNGSGHDFTREAAHSEDRILHVDASTGKHIHVPFLNYIDDHDGVEILDDTAALELIRHEGRVHGAMLESDGEVDPYFAGSVVLATGGIGDLYPRTTNPDNTTGDGIGMAALAGAEVEDMEYVQFHPTACTIDGDVAFLVSEAVRGEGGLLRNGDNERFMPDYHADAELAPRDVVARAVKAEREATGEVTLDVSPLDFAEEFPNLADRCTEHGVDWTDGIPVAPAEHFLCGGISVDDRGRTTLDRLYAVGECSRTGVHGANRLASTSLLEGLVWGLRAGEDAAGADPEPIEAPELLERDPDLPERFARDKFQRLTRVMDENVGVERDPADLQRAMAVLRRLKGEVDAYVRTRTSRSLYELRHASVTALLIARHAAENEESVGTHNLVDASEDPPESTAD from the coding sequence ATGACAGACGACCCGATTACGACGGACGTACTGGTCATCGGTTCTGGGATTGCCGGGCTGGCGGCAGCGCTCGCTGCGGCCCGCGAAGGCGACGACGTGACGCTTGCCACAAAGGCGACCCGCCCGGAAGGCTCCTCGTCCTGGTGGGCCCAGGGCGGCATCGCCATCTCCCGAGATACGCCCGAAGGATTCAAAGACGACATCATGGCCGCCTCCGACGGCACCGCCGACCCCGACGCCGTCGACGTGCTGGTGGAGAACGCCAACGAAGCCGTCGAGGACGTACTGCTTGAGACGCTGGATGTCGAGTTTGACCAGAACGGCTCTGGCCACGACTTCACCCGCGAGGCCGCCCACAGCGAGGACCGCATTCTCCACGTGGACGCCTCGACGGGCAAGCACATCCACGTCCCGTTCCTGAACTACATCGACGACCACGACGGCGTGGAGATTCTGGACGATACCGCCGCGCTCGAACTCATCCGCCACGAGGGCCGAGTCCACGGCGCAATGCTCGAATCCGACGGCGAGGTCGACCCGTACTTCGCCGGCAGCGTCGTGCTGGCGACGGGCGGTATCGGCGACCTCTACCCGCGGACGACGAACCCCGACAACACGACTGGTGACGGCATCGGCATGGCCGCGCTCGCCGGAGCCGAGGTCGAGGACATGGAGTACGTCCAGTTCCACCCGACGGCCTGCACGATAGACGGCGACGTGGCCTTCCTCGTCAGCGAAGCCGTCCGCGGTGAGGGCGGCCTGCTACGGAACGGCGACAATGAGCGGTTCATGCCCGACTACCACGCTGACGCCGAGCTCGCGCCCCGCGATGTGGTGGCCCGGGCAGTCAAAGCCGAGCGGGAGGCGACGGGCGAGGTGACGCTCGACGTTTCGCCGCTCGACTTCGCCGAAGAGTTCCCGAACCTCGCCGACCGGTGTACGGAGCACGGGGTCGACTGGACAGACGGCATCCCGGTCGCGCCCGCCGAACACTTCCTCTGTGGCGGTATCAGCGTCGACGACCGCGGCCGGACGACGCTGGACCGGCTCTACGCCGTCGGCGAGTGCTCCCGGACCGGCGTCCACGGTGCGAACCGACTCGCCAGCACGTCCCTGCTTGAGGGCCTGGTCTGGGGCCTGCGGGCCGGCGAAGACGCTGCCGGAGCCGACCCGGAGCCAATCGAAGCGCCGGAGCTGCTCGAACGTGACCCGGACCTGCCCGAGCGGTTTGCCCGCGACAAGTTCCAGCGGCTGACCCGCGTGATGGACGAGAACGTCGGCGTCGAGCGCGACCCTGCGGACCTCCAGCGCGCGATGGCCGTCCTCCGCCGGCTCAAGGGCGAAGTGGATGCCTACGTCCGTACGCGAACCAGCCGCTCGCTGTACGAACTCCGCCACGCCAGCGTCACCGCCCTCCTGATCGCGCGTCACGCCGCCGAAAACGAGGAGAGCGTCGGCACGCACAACCTCGTGGACGCGAGCGAAGACCCGCCGGAGTCCACGGCCGACTGA
- the gpmI gene encoding 2,3-bisphosphoglycerate-independent phosphoglycerate mutase yields the protein MDAGLIILDGWGLNPDDDVRDAVAAADTPNFDRYRDAGAASTLATHGRRVGLPEGQMGNSEVGHLNIGAGRVVKQDSARVSDSIARSRGEAPPDDDAQDPPFFENETILSAFEHAEAHGGRVHFMGLVSDGGVHSYQDHLHALIELAGERGTDAVSHAFTDGRDTSPTGGEDYLADLEAHVEEHGTGHVATVCGRYYAMDRDQNWERTRRAYDAIVRREGDHHADEAVTAATESYARDTTDEFIEPTTVGDHAGLEAGDAVVFFNFRSDRARQLTRMLGDIRPEDWGADTEPPDTRLVTMTQYDETFDLPVAFPPNQPEDVLGEVLSEAGKTQIRLAETEKYPHVTYFLNGGREVAFDGESREIVDSPDVATYDLQPEMSAPELADTAIEFIETEDPSAMVLNFANPDMVGHTGDFDAAVTAVEAVDEQLGRLVETIGAAGGHALICADHGNADDMGTEDDPHTAHTTNPVPFIYLSPDGTAGGRTARDGGTLADLAPTMLMLMGIDRPDAMTGTPLVE from the coding sequence ATGGACGCCGGACTCATCATCTTGGACGGCTGGGGCCTGAATCCGGACGACGATGTCCGGGATGCCGTCGCCGCCGCCGACACGCCGAACTTCGACCGCTACCGAGACGCAGGCGCAGCGTCGACGCTTGCCACCCACGGCCGCCGGGTCGGTCTCCCGGAGGGCCAGATGGGCAACTCCGAGGTCGGCCATCTCAACATCGGGGCCGGCCGCGTCGTCAAGCAGGACTCCGCTCGCGTCAGTGACAGCATCGCCCGCTCGCGGGGCGAAGCCCCGCCCGATGACGACGCACAGGACCCGCCATTCTTCGAGAACGAAACGATTCTATCAGCCTTTGAGCACGCCGAGGCGCACGGCGGCCGGGTTCACTTCATGGGCCTCGTGTCGGACGGCGGCGTCCACTCGTATCAGGACCACCTGCACGCGCTCATCGAACTCGCCGGCGAGCGCGGGACTGACGCTGTCTCACACGCCTTCACCGACGGCCGGGACACCTCGCCGACCGGCGGCGAGGACTACCTCGCCGACCTCGAAGCCCACGTCGAGGAACACGGGACCGGCCACGTCGCCACCGTCTGCGGGCGCTACTATGCGATGGACCGCGACCAGAACTGGGAGCGGACCCGCCGGGCTTATGACGCCATCGTTCGCCGCGAGGGCGACCACCACGCCGATGAGGCCGTCACGGCCGCCACGGAGTCGTACGCCCGCGACACCACTGACGAGTTCATCGAACCCACGACTGTCGGCGACCACGCCGGTCTCGAAGCCGGCGACGCGGTCGTCTTCTTCAACTTCCGCTCAGACCGCGCCCGGCAGCTCACCCGAATGCTCGGCGATATCCGACCCGAAGACTGGGGGGCCGACACCGAGCCACCGGACACCCGGCTGGTGACGATGACGCAGTACGACGAGACGTTCGACCTGCCGGTCGCCTTCCCACCGAACCAGCCTGAGGACGTGCTTGGCGAGGTGCTTTCCGAAGCCGGGAAGACGCAGATTCGACTGGCCGAGACGGAAAAGTATCCCCACGTCACCTACTTCCTCAACGGCGGCCGCGAGGTCGCATTCGACGGCGAAAGCCGCGAAATCGTCGACAGCCCTGACGTGGCGACCTACGACCTCCAGCCGGAGATGAGCGCGCCGGAACTGGCCGACACCGCTATCGAGTTCATCGAGACTGAGGACCCCAGCGCGATGGTCCTGAACTTCGCCAACCCCGATATGGTCGGCCACACCGGCGACTTCGACGCGGCGGTGACCGCCGTCGAAGCCGTTGACGAACAGCTCGGGCGACTGGTCGAGACAATTGGGGCTGCTGGCGGTCACGCACTCATCTGTGCCGACCACGGGAACGCCGACGATATGGGGACCGAAGACGACCCGCACACGGCCCACACGACCAACCCCGTCCCGTTCATCTATCTCTCTCCCGACGGAACTGCCGGCGGTCGGACTGCCCGTGACGGCGGGACGCTGGCCGACCTCGCGCCGACGATGCTCATGCTCATGGGAATCGATCGGCCGGACGCGATGACCGGCACGCCGCTGGTCGAGTAG
- the nadA gene encoding quinolinate synthase NadA, whose translation METAAFETDLSLFKYDNLEQLPPSYRDLDADERTERIESALAELGDDVVILGHNYQRQEIVEHADFIGDSYQLSKEAAQSDADYVIFGGVTFMAESADIITDDDQSVILPSMEASCPMAGMAEALQVDAAWAELTAALDDDEEIIPITYMNSYADLKAFCAEQGGLVCTSSNAHKAFEYAFEKGDKVLFLPDKHLGENTAHRLGMADETVEWDPWDAEGTDAADAVENDVILWEGYCQVHERFREHHIESIREDYPDANVIVHPECRREVVEAADVAGSTSTICESVAEADPGETWAIGTEIHLTHHLQRWHPDVNVVPLCGDACMDCNAMRQIDPNYLAWVLEELVEGRERNVIEVAPEEKELAQVAMDRMLEI comes from the coding sequence ATGGAAACCGCCGCGTTCGAGACGGACCTTAGCCTCTTCAAGTATGACAACCTCGAGCAGCTCCCGCCGTCGTATCGGGACCTCGATGCGGACGAGCGGACTGAGCGCATCGAGAGCGCGCTCGCCGAGCTTGGCGACGACGTGGTCATCCTCGGCCACAACTACCAGCGACAGGAGATTGTCGAACACGCCGACTTCATCGGCGACTCCTACCAGCTCTCGAAAGAAGCGGCCCAATCCGACGCCGACTACGTGATTTTCGGCGGCGTGACGTTCATGGCCGAATCCGCAGACATAATCACGGACGACGACCAGTCCGTGATTCTCCCGTCGATGGAGGCGTCCTGCCCGATGGCCGGCATGGCCGAAGCGCTGCAGGTCGACGCCGCGTGGGCGGAACTGACCGCGGCGCTCGACGACGATGAGGAAATCATTCCCATCACGTACATGAACAGCTACGCCGACCTGAAGGCCTTCTGCGCCGAGCAGGGCGGGCTGGTCTGTACCTCTTCGAACGCGCACAAGGCCTTCGAGTACGCCTTCGAGAAGGGCGACAAGGTGCTGTTCCTGCCCGACAAACACCTCGGTGAGAACACGGCCCACCGGCTCGGCATGGCCGACGAGACTGTCGAGTGGGACCCCTGGGACGCCGAGGGCACCGACGCCGCCGACGCCGTTGAAAACGACGTTATCCTCTGGGAAGGGTACTGCCAGGTTCACGAACGCTTCCGCGAGCACCACATCGAGTCCATCCGAGAGGACTACCCCGACGCGAACGTCATCGTTCACCCCGAGTGTCGCCGCGAGGTCGTCGAGGCCGCCGACGTGGCCGGCTCGACGTCGACTATCTGTGAGTCCGTCGCCGAGGCCGACCCCGGCGAGACGTGGGCCATCGGCACGGAGATTCACCTCACGCACCACCTCCAGCGGTGGCATCCTGACGTGAACGTCGTCCCGCTGTGTGGCGACGCCTGCATGGACTGCAACGCCATGCGCCAGATCGACCCGAACTACCTCGCGTGGGTGCTTGAGGAACTGGTCGAGGGTCGCGAGCGCAACGTCATAGAGGTCGCGCCCGAAGAGAAGGAACTGGCACAGGTCGCGATGGACCGAATGCTGGAGATCTAA
- a CDS encoding DUF5817 domain-containing protein — translation MYAVVGCSDCSALWVTEGRPETTQCPRCGTRRKHEKRRKFVETDDEAHAREVRASMLANRQGEGDAFAELDSYAEMERQVDDAGVDDETYLGDSGVDTDAVSAAADRAEQGATGGSSRKETVTNALRELDEPTEDEIVGYAEERGVPASYTRKALKKLVRAGEASESRGQYRLL, via the coding sequence ATGTACGCGGTCGTCGGGTGTAGTGATTGTAGCGCACTGTGGGTCACCGAGGGGCGGCCGGAGACGACCCAGTGCCCGCGGTGTGGCACGCGCCGCAAACACGAGAAGCGCCGGAAGTTCGTCGAGACGGACGACGAGGCCCACGCCCGCGAGGTTCGAGCGTCGATGCTGGCCAACCGGCAGGGGGAGGGCGACGCCTTCGCGGAGTTGGACTCCTACGCTGAGATGGAGCGGCAGGTCGACGACGCGGGCGTGGACGACGAGACGTATCTCGGAGATTCGGGGGTGGACACCGACGCCGTGTCGGCAGCCGCCGACCGTGCCGAGCAGGGGGCGACAGGTGGGTCAAGCCGCAAGGAAACGGTAACGAACGCGTTGCGGGAGCTGGACGAGCCGACCGAGGACGAGATCGTAGGCTACGCCGAGGAGCGTGGCGTCCCGGCGTCGTACACCCGGAAGGCGTTGAAAAAGCTGGTTCGCGCCGGCGAGGCATCGGAGAGCCGGGGGCAGTACCGGCTGCTATGA
- the nadC gene encoding carboxylating nicotinate-nucleotide diphosphorylase, translated as MLTDSDIERWLREDVGHHDVTNDVPGTTEGRLVAKASGVVAGLDAATAVFEYLDCTVETPVDSGDAIDAGDVVLRVDGPAQSVLRGERVAVNVTGHASGVATKTRAAVNGAESAATDSTPRIAGTRKTTPGLRGVEKRAVAAGGGDTHRLDLSHMVMVKDNHIAEMGLVDAIEHFRERVSFATKLDVEVEAPEDAPRAAESGADIVLLDNMSPAETERAVDLVTASDADALTEASGGITVADVPAYAETGVDIISMGSLTHSAPTLDFSFRTG; from the coding sequence ATGCTTACCGACAGCGACATCGAGCGGTGGCTCCGCGAGGACGTGGGCCATCACGACGTGACCAACGATGTGCCCGGGACGACCGAGGGCCGCCTGGTAGCGAAAGCGTCCGGCGTCGTTGCGGGTCTCGACGCCGCCACCGCGGTGTTCGAGTATCTGGACTGTACGGTGGAGACACCGGTCGACTCCGGGGACGCTATCGATGCTGGCGACGTGGTGCTTCGCGTCGACGGCCCTGCCCAGTCGGTGCTCCGCGGCGAGCGCGTCGCGGTGAACGTCACCGGCCACGCGTCAGGCGTGGCAACGAAGACTCGGGCCGCCGTCAATGGGGCGGAATCTGCCGCGACAGATTCCACACCCCGTATCGCCGGCACGCGAAAGACGACCCCGGGATTGCGTGGCGTCGAGAAGCGGGCGGTAGCGGCCGGCGGCGGCGACACCCACCGGCTCGACCTTTCGCACATGGTGATGGTCAAAGACAACCACATCGCCGAAATGGGCCTCGTCGACGCTATTGAGCACTTCCGCGAGCGAGTCTCCTTCGCAACAAAACTCGACGTCGAAGTCGAAGCCCCGGAGGACGCGCCGCGGGCCGCTGAGTCCGGCGCAGACATCGTCTTGCTGGATAACATGTCCCCTGCTGAAACCGAGCGGGCCGTCGACCTCGTAACGGCGTCCGATGCCGATGCGCTCACCGAAGCCAGTGGCGGTATCACCGTCGCGGACGTGCCGGCCTACGCTGAGACAGGTGTGGACATCATCTCGATGGGGTCGCTGACCCACTCCGCACCAACGCTGGATTTCTCCTTCCGAACGGGGTAG
- a CDS encoding amidohydrolase, with amino-acid sequence MVDRVFTNCEVRPLSGDDPASAVAVTDGTVTAVGGPDELLTAGAETVDCRGGVLLPGFVDAHTHLDIVGRRAVEADLARADDPDDCIGRLLAADDGEGWVLGFGYDESDWDGELLQAATLDRVSTDRPVAAAREDIHTVSVNHAALDVLDLPADGVRTEDGAPTGVLVEEAAEAVFDAIAPDYTQTREYLLAAQEVALSKGITAVHDMVRQSHAPQVYRELDNEDALSLRVRLNYWADHLDAIRELGLVTNHGSDRVRTGAIKAYIDGSLGAGTARLRTPYADSDSVGEWRTDPDALRELVSAVDDAGLQFAAHAIGDAAIDALLSAVESVDAAGERHRVEHAEVLTGDLVERLAASPLVVSAQPNFHRWAAPGGLYDERLGERRGLTNRFRDLVDAGAQLAFGSDCMPLSPLYGIQQAVTAPEPSQRLTVDEALRAYTSGAASAGFDEDRMGAVTPGSVADFAVLSASPWEVPNGEISDIAITMTVSAGDIVFDSGD; translated from the coding sequence ATGGTCGACCGCGTATTCACGAACTGTGAGGTACGGCCGCTATCCGGCGACGACCCGGCGTCCGCGGTTGCAGTAACGGACGGCACGGTTACCGCCGTCGGGGGCCCGGACGAACTCTTGACAGCGGGTGCTGAGACCGTCGACTGTCGCGGTGGCGTGCTGTTGCCCGGCTTCGTCGACGCCCACACGCATCTGGACATCGTCGGCCGGCGTGCGGTCGAGGCGGACCTCGCCAGGGCAGACGACCCGGACGACTGCATCGGCCGGCTGCTGGCGGCCGACGACGGCGAGGGCTGGGTTCTGGGCTTTGGCTACGACGAGAGCGACTGGGACGGCGAGCTGCTGCAGGCGGCGACACTGGACCGGGTGAGCACTGATCGCCCGGTCGCGGCCGCACGCGAAGACATCCATACGGTGTCGGTGAACCACGCCGCGCTGGACGTGCTGGACCTACCCGCCGACGGCGTCCGCACCGAGGACGGCGCGCCGACCGGCGTGCTCGTTGAGGAAGCCGCTGAGGCCGTCTTCGACGCCATCGCGCCCGACTACACACAGACTCGGGAGTATCTGCTGGCCGCACAGGAAGTGGCCCTCTCAAAGGGAATTACCGCCGTCCACGACATGGTACGGCAGTCGCACGCCCCACAGGTGTACCGCGAGTTGGACAACGAGGACGCCCTCTCCCTGCGGGTGCGGCTCAACTACTGGGCGGACCACCTCGACGCCATACGGGAACTCGGTCTGGTGACGAACCACGGGAGCGACCGCGTCCGAACGGGCGCGATTAAGGCGTACATCGACGGGTCGCTCGGGGCTGGAACCGCGCGGCTCCGGACCCCCTACGCCGACAGCGACAGCGTCGGCGAGTGGCGGACAGACCCGGACGCACTCCGGGAACTCGTGTCGGCAGTCGACGACGCGGGCCTCCAGTTTGCCGCCCACGCCATCGGTGACGCGGCTATCGACGCGCTGCTTTCCGCCGTCGAATCGGTCGACGCCGCTGGCGAGCGCCACCGCGTCGAACACGCCGAAGTCCTCACCGGCGACTTGGTGGAGCGACTGGCAGCGTCGCCGCTGGTCGTTTCGGCACAGCCGAACTTCCACCGCTGGGCAGCGCCGGGGGGTCTGTACGACGAGCGCCTCGGCGAGCGTCGCGGGCTGACGAACCGCTTCCGCGACCTCGTGGATGCCGGCGCGCAACTGGCGTTCGGGAGCGACTGTATGCCGCTTTCCCCGCTGTATGGTATTCAGCAGGCCGTTACCGCGCCGGAACCGAGCCAGCGCCTGACCGTTGACGAGGCGCTCCGGGCGTACACCAGCGGTGCTGCCTCTGCGGGCTTCGACGAGGACCGGATGGGCGCAGTCACACCGGGGTCGGTCGCGGATTTCGCTGTGCTATCGGCCTCGCCGTGGGAAGTGCCGAACGGGGAGATTTCGGACATAGCAATCACGATGACCGTCAGCGCCGGCGACATCGTGTTCGACTCCGGTGACTGA
- a CDS encoding RNA 2'-phosphotransferase, which produces MPDAVRRCPEDGFFEGNTCPVCDAVGTQILDGARRRQLSKFVSGALRHFPEDAGIEVDKTGWTSFDSLRAAVERQYDWADATALAGVIATDPKGRFERTGVDNEAGTTTAGDRVRAAYGHSVDVTLDGTDDPVPATLYHGTAPRNVDSIREAGLKPMSRQTVHLSESAAAAREVGRRHAADPVVFVVDAAAMQSDDRRIVKRGTETYTTDRVPPVYLSLLEK; this is translated from the coding sequence ATGCCAGACGCGGTCCGCCGCTGTCCCGAAGACGGCTTCTTCGAGGGCAACACGTGCCCGGTTTGTGACGCAGTTGGGACCCAGATTCTCGACGGTGCACGGCGACGACAGCTCTCGAAGTTCGTTTCGGGCGCGCTCAGACATTTTCCCGAAGACGCAGGCATCGAGGTAGACAAAACGGGGTGGACGAGCTTCGATTCCCTCCGTGCCGCAGTTGAGCGACAGTACGACTGGGCGGATGCTACGGCACTGGCCGGCGTCATCGCCACGGACCCGAAAGGGCGATTCGAACGGACGGGCGTCGACAATGAGGCAGGAACGACGACCGCTGGTGACCGCGTTCGGGCCGCCTACGGGCACTCCGTCGACGTGACCCTCGATGGGACCGACGACCCCGTTCCGGCGACGCTGTACCACGGGACCGCCCCGCGGAACGTCGATTCGATACGCGAGGCGGGATTGAAACCAATGAGCCGCCAGACGGTCCACCTCTCCGAATCCGCCGCGGCGGCCCGGGAGGTGGGGCGTCGCCACGCCGCCGACCCCGTCGTGTTCGTCGTCGACGCCGCGGCGATGCAGTCCGATGACCGCCGAATCGTCAAGCGCGGAACCGAGACGTACACAACTGACCGCGTGCCGCCGGTGTACCTTTCGCTGCTCGAAAAATAG
- a CDS encoding cupin domain-containing protein: MEEVPQAACETVEAVDGVHLTQMAVGEQMSVQQFHIEPGAAVPEHSHRHEQVGYVVKGTFTFHVNGEEYVIGPGDSYVVPSEEPHEARNDGEEPVRGIDVFSPPRPNPDWQD; encoded by the coding sequence ATGGAAGAAGTACCACAGGCGGCCTGTGAGACAGTCGAAGCAGTCGACGGCGTGCACCTGACACAGATGGCCGTCGGAGAGCAGATGAGCGTCCAGCAGTTCCATATCGAACCCGGCGCGGCCGTCCCGGAGCACAGCCACCGCCACGAGCAGGTCGGCTACGTTGTGAAGGGGACCTTTACCTTCCACGTCAACGGCGAGGAGTACGTCATCGGTCCCGGCGACTCCTACGTGGTCCCAAGCGAGGAACCACACGAGGCGCGCAACGACGGTGAGGAGCCGGTTCGTGGCATTGACGTGTTCAGTCCGCCCAGGCCGAACCCGGACTGGCAGGACTAG
- a CDS encoding bifunctional helix-turn-helix transcriptional regulator/GNAT family N-acetyltransferase — protein MPSPTDLELGGERSDVYRFVERNGPVAPAEVAEAISVDPERFQHHVSILKRDDLIEATEDGKLTVALHGGETAEHYEAGVSYEIRPSRPSDLSGVVGTIRDVTSEAPYIIAAGVAEQLAYEDTLVRWGPNRCRVVFVATVDDDVVGWVHVAMSEVDELASTAELTLGVMETYRRHGIGSHLLHRGVEWAASRGCRKVYNSLPATNERAIDFLKAAGWTAEAVRADHYEIRGELVDEVMLARRLDGRN, from the coding sequence ATGCCGTCCCCAACAGACCTCGAACTCGGCGGTGAGCGGTCCGACGTGTACCGGTTTGTGGAACGGAACGGCCCTGTCGCGCCCGCCGAGGTGGCCGAAGCTATCAGTGTCGACCCCGAGCGGTTCCAGCACCACGTCTCCATTCTCAAACGGGACGACCTCATCGAGGCCACCGAGGACGGGAAGCTCACCGTGGCACTTCATGGCGGTGAGACGGCCGAACACTACGAAGCCGGCGTTAGCTACGAGATACGCCCGTCCCGGCCGTCGGACCTCTCCGGCGTCGTCGGTACGATCCGCGACGTGACTAGCGAAGCGCCGTATATTATCGCGGCCGGCGTCGCCGAGCAACTGGCCTACGAGGACACACTCGTCCGCTGGGGCCCCAACCGTTGTCGCGTCGTATTCGTCGCCACGGTGGACGACGATGTCGTCGGCTGGGTCCACGTCGCCATGTCCGAAGTGGATGAACTCGCGTCGACGGCCGAGCTCACGCTCGGTGTGATGGAGACGTACCGTCGCCATGGTATCGGCAGCCACCTGCTTCACCGCGGGGTCGAATGGGCCGCAAGCCGTGGCTGTCGAAAGGTGTACAACAGCCTGCCGGCGACGAACGAGCGAGCAATCGACTTTCTGAAGGCGGCCGGCTGGACGGCCGAGGCTGTCCGTGCCGACCACTACGAAATCAGGGGCGAACTGGTCGACGAGGTGATGCTTGCTCGCCGGCTAGATGGTCGGAACTGA